AAAAGAAAATCATATATATGACTCTTGCCATAACTGACCCAAACAGTCCATAATAAAACACCCCCTATTTCCTTCATAACCCCTTGTTATGGACTGCACTATTGCAACTCCCATACCAGGTAGGGCAAAAATGCCTGTAAGGGTTAAAATAGTCATTACAAAGTAATACTCTCCAAAGGATTCCTTGGAGAACATATTTGCTAAAATTACACTTAATAAAAAACCCTTTATAAATAAAAAAAATTCTGCTAATTCCTAACCAAAACCCTCCCTTTATAAAGTAAGGTAAATCCAACCCTACCTTTGAGGAATACTTTTTTGCCAGTAAATATATCCTCTCCTTTAAACTGTAGTACAATTCTTTAAACTTCGTTATCATCTCTATCTCTCACTTAACTCCCTTAGAATCTTCTTGTATCTTTCCACTGACACCTTCCAATTAAAGTTTTCTTCTACGAACTTCTTAGCCTCCCTACCACAGTGAACCCTCAACTCCCTGTCATTAATAAATTCCATTATGCCCCTGCATATCTCCTCTGGACTGTTATCCTTTAGAAGTATTCCAGTTTTTTTGTTCACTATTACTTCATCTCCCCCCTCATAGGGACTACCTACAACAGGTTTTCTACAACACATAGCCTGAAGTAAAGATGTAGAAAGACCCCCACCTCTATATGATGGATGAACATATATATCACAACTTTTAATTATCCCTATAGCCTCCTCAAAATCCTTCTTTCCAGTAAAGTATATCCCCGTATTGAGATACCCCCCAGATAACTCTTTAAGATACTCTAAATCTTCCCCGTATCCAACTATTATTAACACAGTTTTATCCCTTATCTCTTTAGGAAGAAGTTTGTATCCTTCAATTAAATTATCCACTCCCTTCCATCTATACAACCTTCCAACAAAACATAGTTTTATCTTATCTTTAAATTTATCCTTTATCTCTCTATCTTCAGGTATGCTGTCTATATAATCTATCTCTATACCTCGATATATTACAGGAATATCAAGATTTTCTAAAAAATTCTCCAAGATAAATTTTTTGACAGATTTTGATATAGCTATCACACAATCAGATCCTCTAAATATCAATTTTCCTATCGTTTTATCATACATATAGGCTATCTTGTTAGTAAACCTATTACTCACATTAACAAAGGCACTGCCATGCTCCACATGTACAAGTTTTATCTTGGACAGTCTAAATTTTGCAAAGAGAAAACCTAACAGTGTATTTGAGAAGAATCTTGTTCTTGTCATTACAACATGAAAATTTATTTTATATAGACTGAAAAACATTTTCCAAAACTTGATGCTTAATATATTGGGAACAGGATAATTTGGAATAACCTCAAAGGCAGGATACCTATACACCTTAACGTTGTTGTGTCTAACTTCAAATTCTTTATACTTTGGAATATTTGGGGCGAAGATATAGATGTTAAATTCTTTATACTCAGATAGGTACTTAACAAATTCATCAACATGAGTTTCTAATCCTCCAATATGAGGTACATAGTATCCTGGAAAGATTATAAGGTTGATGGCCATCTATTACCCCCAAATAGATTTTTTGAAGCAATCTGTAAGGAAATATTACAACTCTTTATAATTTTTTAAATACTTCATACTAATCACTATTGTTGTTATCACACATATCACCACCTGAACAATAGATACAGGTGCCTTAACAGTAAGAGGTTCATCTATTCTGACGTCATCTAAAACATAGTATGGATTATAGTTTCTAGTAGAATCAGCCCTCAAATTAACCCCCTCTATCCTCAAGGTGTTGCTCCCGTTATTTATACAGTCTGTAACATCTACCTTCACCCTCTTTACGTCCCATGTAAAACCTCTATTGCTCCCTTTAATTGTATATATCAACTCATCGTTTAGATAGACCCTAACCTCCATATCTTTATCTATATTTCCGTAATGTCTAAAGGTAAGGTTATACGTGTAATTTTCCACTTTATCTATCTGGAAATTGTAGATCTTACTATCTTCTTTATAATTTATTTTTATATATCCAAAGTTGTAGGCAAATACTCCATCTATTAATAAAAGGAGAAGAAATAGCAGTATAACACTTCTACTTAGAGAGAGCATACAATTCCTCCCAATTTTTAATATTTATATCAATACTTTACTACCACTTTTATCCCTCTTATACCTTCCAAACTCACTTATATACTTCAACTTATCTCCCCAGAACACAGGCCCATCCCTACACACACAGAAGCCCTCTTCATCTAAAGCACACTGACCACAGAGACCTATACCACACTTCATATACCTCTCGAGGGACAACTGTACAGGAATATTGTATTCCTTTCCAATCTCCACTACTTTTTTCATCATCAACTCTGGTCCACAGCTTATTATAAGATCGAAATCACTATCTTCTTTCAGTAACTCTTCCAACCTTTCCGTTGTAAACCCACGGTAGCCAAGACTTCCATCATCTGTACATAAGAGTAACTTTCCACATCTTCTAAACCTCTCTATAAATAGTAATTCTTCTTTACTACGGGCTCCAAGTATCGTAGTTATCTCAAAACCTTTCTTTGAGAACTCTTCCATAGCAGTTACAACAGGTACAGATCCAATACCCCCAGCAATTCCAAGTATTCTGTCTCCCAAAGGTTCGAAGAATGTCCCATAAGGACCCCTAACGCCTATTAAATCTCCTTCTCTCAGATTGTGCATAGCCTCTGTAAATCTACCAACCTTAGCAACTGTAAAACTCCTATCAGAAGAGAATCCAAAGGGTTTTTCATCTACACCTGGAAGCCACAACATGGCAAACTGTCCAGGCCTAAATTTAAACTTCCTATCTAAGATGAAGGTTTTTACAGTTGGAGTTTCAACCACTACCTCTTTTATCTCGCAGATCACCGGCTTCTCCACATTATCCCTCATCTCTATTTTTCAGAGCTACCTTATAGTGAAAACAGGAGTAATATCCTTCATGACATGCAACCCCTTTCTGCTCAACGACAAAGAGAAGTGCATCCCCATCACAGTCTCTGTAGATTTCCTTTACCTTCTGTATATTCCCACTCTCTTCGCCCTTCTTCCAGAGTTTTCTTCTACTTGTAGAGTAGTAGTGCATATAACCTGTTTCTAAGGTTCTTTTCAACGCTTCCTTATCCATAAACGCTGTCATTAATACGTTTTTTTTCTCGTCGGTAGTTATCGCTATTATTAGGTTCTTCCCATCGATTTTTCTAAATTTTAAATTTAATTCCTTTATAATTCTTTCTGCATCCATAATATCCCAATTGAAGGTTATCATGTTATATATACTCAATAATTTTGTTATGAATTTTCATAATTGTTTACATAATCGTTATTTTTCCAAAATACTTATATACTTAAAAATATATTATTAATTTATATATAATAATGTTTACAGACTAATATATTATGTTACTGAGGTGGTTTATATGAGGATGTATAAAATTAGAGGACAAATATCTTTAGAATTAATATTACTGATGCTTGCAGTATTATTAGGTACTGTTATAGTAGGAGGAATTATTGTACCTAATAATTTATTTAATATAACAAGTGTAGAAGATACTAAAGAGATATTATTTAGAGGATTTGTGGAAGGAGGAGGGGTTTCTGTATCTTTTAGTGGTAATGATAACTTTTCAAACAATGGCACTACAGAAGCCTCTAATGCTGGAAATAACGAAAGTAACAACGAGTATGGAACTAATATTATTACTAACGGAAGTATAGCTGGAAGTCTAGAATTAACATTGATGGGTAACAGTATTTCATATATAACTTCGGATGTAATTCCAGGGGGAGAATCAATAAGTGGAGATATAGATATCACTATTCCTGGTAAAAAAATAAAGAAATTCAATGTAAATGAAACAAAGAAATTCAATGTAAATGGATACGTGACTGGAAAAATAAAAGTAAATGGAAATGGTGAATTACAGCTAGGAAACTTATCAGAAATTGATACCTTAACACTGGATATGAATGGAAACGCTAACATTACGTTGGATATTCTAAAAGTATACCATCTATATACAGGTGTTATTAAAGGTAATGTGGATCTTACACTATCCGGTACCAATATAGTTACCATGGATGTTAAGAGGATCAATGGAAATGGAGTATTAATTCTAAATAACGTATCTATTGAAACATTGAAAGTTGAAGAAATGGAGAGTAACTCAAAGTTAATAATCAATAACTCCATTATAGATGACTTTGAAAAAGGAATTATAAAGGGAGAAATAATATATATAAATTCCTCAGTAAATGGAATATGGTATTCCTAATTACATTGAAAAATAATCCTATCCGAATATTATTTTTATATTTTTACTATAATTAACCTATTAATAAAAGAATTTATTATTTATTTAATATTTTTTTATCTTCTCTTTTAGTAGTGGTTTATGCATAAAGTAAAGTGCTAGTGCAAGCATCAATATACTTCCTGCGAGATATACCATCTCCATTGGATTGGAATAATCTATATTCATCACCCTTTTAAAAAATCCAATAATTAAAACCATTATCACAACTTTTCCAAGTTTGTCCTTAAGCTCATCTAAACTGTAAATTGCTAAGATCCTACTTCTACCACTCTCCTCCTTATCGTCTATCTCACTGATAAAAAGTTCGTAGATACCAAAGGAGAATATCAACATAACCACTGCAACTAGATAGAGATGCACTGCACCTATGATCTTTTCAATTAACAATTCATGAAAATTTAGAGGATGATAACCTTCAAAAAAGAACATATATACTCTTTCAGTGATTATCACCATATCATAACTGGCTACGAGAAAGAGGGAGATACTTCCAACCATTCCAAATATAACAGCTAAGATAGCGATCAGCCTACATTTCCATAGAGTTCCTTCAAAAATAACCTCTAAAATATTCTTCTTTTTCATAACCTCACCTTAATTATACAACAAGAAAATAGATC
The genomic region above belongs to Methanofervidicoccus abyssi and contains:
- a CDS encoding glycosyltransferase family 4 protein; protein product: MAINLIIFPGYYVPHIGGLETHVDEFVKYLSEYKEFNIYIFAPNIPKYKEFEVRHNNVKVYRYPAFEVIPNYPVPNILSIKFWKMFFSLYKINFHVVMTRTRFFSNTLLGFLFAKFRLSKIKLVHVEHGSAFVNVSNRFTNKIAYMYDKTIGKLIFRGSDCVIAISKSVKKFILENFLENLDIPVIYRGIEIDYIDSIPEDREIKDKFKDKIKLCFVGRLYRWKGVDNLIEGYKLLPKEIRDKTVLIIVGYGEDLEYLKELSGGYLNTGIYFTGKKDFEEAIGIIKSCDIYVHPSYRGGGLSTSLLQAMCCRKPVVGSPYEGGDEVIVNKKTGILLKDNSPEEICRGIMEFINDRELRVHCGREAKKFVEENFNWKVSVERYKKILRELSER
- a CDS encoding dihydroorotate dehydrogenase electron transfer subunit, yielding MEKPVICEIKEVVVETPTVKTFILDRKFKFRPGQFAMLWLPGVDEKPFGFSSDRSFTVAKVGRFTEAMHNLREGDLIGVRGPYGTFFEPLGDRILGIAGGIGSVPVVTAMEEFSKKGFEITTILGARSKEELLFIERFRRCGKLLLCTDDGSLGYRGFTTERLEELLKEDSDFDLIISCGPELMMKKVVEIGKEYNIPVQLSLERYMKCGIGLCGQCALDEEGFCVCRDGPVFWGDKLKYISEFGRYKRDKSGSKVLI
- the hisI gene encoding phosphoribosyl-AMP cyclohydrolase; translated protein: MDAERIIKELNLKFRKIDGKNLIIAITTDEKKNVLMTAFMDKEALKRTLETGYMHYYSTSRRKLWKKGEESGNIQKVKEIYRDCDGDALLFVVEQKGVACHEGYYSCFHYKVALKNRDEG
- a CDS encoding class III signal peptide-containing protein, with the translated sequence MRMYKIRGQISLELILLMLAVLLGTVIVGGIIVPNNLFNITSVEDTKEILFRGFVEGGGVSVSFSGNDNFSNNGTTEASNAGNNESNNEYGTNIITNGSIAGSLELTLMGNSISYITSDVIPGGESISGDIDITIPGKKIKKFNVNETKKFNVNGYVTGKIKVNGNGELQLGNLSEIDTLTLDMNGNANITLDILKVYHLYTGVIKGNVDLTLSGTNIVTMDVKRINGNGVLILNNVSIETLKVEEMESNSKLIINNSIIDDFEKGIIKGEIIYINSSVNGIWYS
- a CDS encoding YqhA family protein; the encoded protein is MKKKNILEVIFEGTLWKCRLIAILAVIFGMVGSISLFLVASYDMVIITERVYMFFFEGYHPLNFHELLIEKIIGAVHLYLVAVVMLIFSFGIYELFISEIDDKEESGRSRILAIYSLDELKDKLGKVVIMVLIIGFFKRVMNIDYSNPMEMVYLAGSILMLALALYFMHKPLLKEKIKKY